A segment of the Streptomyces sp. L2 genome:
GGCCGTGCGGGCGGCATCGACCTGCCGGTGCTGGGCGCCCACACCTTCGGCTTCAACAGCTACTCCACCGGCATCGCCGTCCTCGGCGACTTCCAGGGCGACGCGAGCAAGGGCATCCCTGCGGGCCGGCCGACGCGGGCCATGCTGGAGTCGGTCGCCCGGCTCGCGGCCTGGAAGCTGGGCCAGTACGGCGGCGACCCGACCGGCAAGGTCACGCTGACCTCCATGGAGAACACGGGCGTCTGGACGAAGGGCCAGCAGGCCACGCTCAACGTCATCTCCGGGCACCGCGACGCCTTCTCCACCGAGTGCCCCGGCGCCAACCTGTACGCGAAGCTGGGTGAGATCCGCCGGTTCGCGGCGAGCGCCGGCGCCAACTCCGCCGTACCGACCGACGACTTCAACCGGGACGGCGTCAACGACCTGGTGGCGGGCGTGCCGCGGGCGTCCGGCGGCGCCGGCAGTGTCGTCGTCGTACCGGGTGGCACCGACGGCCCGGTCGGCGGCTCGAAGATCACCCTGACGCAGAACAGCCCGGGTGTGCCCGGCGGTTCGGAGTCCGGCGACGGTTTCGGTACCGCGACCGCCTGGGGTGACGTGAACGGCGACGGCTACGCCGACCTCGCGATCGGCTCGCCCGGCGAGGACGACTCCCACACCGACCGCGGTTCCGTCACCGTGATGTACGGCCCCGGCCTGGCCTCCGGCTACTCGTTCAGCACCAGCGGGGTCACCGCCACGGGCGCCAAGCTCGGCTCGGCGGTCACCGTCGGGGACTTCGACGCCGACGGCAAGGCCGACGTGTTCACCGCGGGCACCGGCAACGGCGGCTCCTGGAACGCCCGCCTGACCGGCGGCGCCACCCAGTACGGCACCCTGACCTCCGCCACCGGTTCGGTCGCCTACGTCGACGCCGCCACCGGCGACTTCAACCGCGACGGGTACGCCGACGTCGCCCTGAACTACCGCGACCAGTCCGGCATCGGCCGCGTCACCTGGTTCAAGGGCACCAAGGACGGCCTGGTCAAGGTCAGCGTCCTGTCCGTCAAGGGCGGCCGCTCGATCGCCGTCGGCGACGTGAACGGCAACGGCTACGACGACCTGGTCATCGGCCAGCCGTACACCGCCGAGTCCGGCGCCCACGCGGGCGGCCAGGTGACGGTGGTCCCGGGCACGGCGACCGGGTTCACCACGACCGGCATGCGCACCGTCCACCAGGACACCAGCGGGGTCCCCGGCAGCGCGGAGGCCGGGGACGCGATGGGCGCGTCCGTCTCCGCCGGCGACTTCAACGACGACGGTTACGCCGACGTCCTCGCCGGTGTGCCGGACGAGGACGTCAGCCGCAGCGGCGTCAACGAGTCCAACGCGGGCATGGTCGTGCTCCTCAAGGGCACCTCGTCGGGCCTGACCGGCTCCGGCGCGCAGGCGATCAGCCAGGACACGTCCGGTGTCGCCGGGTCGACCGAGAAGAACGACCTGTTCGGTTCCTCGGTGGTCCTGCGGGACCTGTCCGGCTGGGGCCTGGCCGACCTCGCGGTCGGCGGCGAGGGCGAGAACGCCTACGACGGCACGGTCCTCCAGTTCGACACCGGCGCGTCCGGCGTCGACACCGGGAGCGGTGTCTACTACAGCCGCGGCACCCTGGGCACCCCGGCGGGCGCCCACCTGGGCCAGACGCTGACACCGTGACACCCCGCCGGCCGGGACCCCGCGGGTTCCGGCCGGCGTGCGCTCAGTGGGCGGCCGTCGCGTCCCTGCACAGCAGCCGCAGGGAGCCGTGGCCGCCGAAGCAGCGCCGGGCCTCGTCGATGGGGTCCCACATGCGGCCGTCGGGGGTGCGGATCCAGTGCTCACCGCCGGTCGCCCACCACTCGGCGCCGGTCTGGCGGGCGACGACCTCCCCGGCGTAGGCGCCCAGGCCGCGCAGCACGGTCTCGACCGCCGCGTACGGCGGGCCCTCGCGCCGTATCTCCTCTATCAACCGGTCGACCCGCCACAGGCTCTGCGCCGAGTAGTCGAGCCGTACCCGCGCGCCCTCGCGCATCGTCGCCACCGCGTCCGCCGCCCACCGCACGGGCTTGGCGGCGGCGTGCGGCCTGGTCTCCTGGGTCACGTGTGCTGTCACGTACTGGGCTGTCACATAGGAGAAAGCGGTCCGGCCGCGCCATCCGTCACGCCGATCGGCCCGGTTCCGGCAACCGGCGCAACACCGCCCCACGTCCACCGCACGACTGCCACAGGACTTCCCCCGCCGGGCGGGTTTACGACGCTCCGGTCAGCAGACGCTCCGGTCTGCAGAGGTCAGCCCCGGCCGCGTGCGCGGCGGGAGACCACCGCGCGCAGGACCCGGCGGCCCTCGACCGACGCCTCCAGGGCGCCGCGCAGGCCGGACGCGCCGTGTTCGGCCAGGAGGTCGAGGACGGCGATCTGGCGGCGCAGTTCGGCGGCGACCAGCGGGGACACGCCGTCGGTGCCGCCCGTGCCGCGGGCCTCCAGGCCGTCGGTCCCCTCCGTGGCGGGGTCGAGGATCCGGTGGAGGCGGAGGGCGTCGACCGAGCAGGTGTCGGCCCAGGCGCGTACGGCGTCGGCGGTGCGGTCGGCGGGGGCGGCGTCGAGCATGCCGCGGGCGAGGGTGGCGGCTTCCGCCTCGGCGGAGCCGTTCGGGTCCCCTGGGTTCTCCGGTGCGGTGAGGGCGCCGCGCGCCTTGTCCAGGTGCTGGGACCAGTCGGAGTTGTCGGCGAGGGCCGCCCAGAGGGGGCGCAGGGCCTCGTCGTCGCCGCCCAGCAGCGGTACGCACCGGTCCAAACAAGCCAGTCCGCTGGCGGCGAGGGCTTGCTCGTCTGCCTGTGCGAGTCGTTCCACTAGGGTCATGCCGGTCCGCCTCCCCGGGGCTCTCCCGTAGCGGAGCCCACACTTCCCCTTACTGCGTGCGGGGTGCTCCGCGTGTCACAGAGCGGCTCAGGGGTGTCGCGTACCTGTGATTCGCCGAGTGCGGACGCGTTGTGGTTGCTCGCGCCGTTCCCCGCGCCCCTTTGGGGCGCGTCAGCCTAGCTTGGCTGAAAGTTGACGGAAAGACGTCCAAGACAACTGGGGTGTGCGCGGATCCCAGAGTTTTTGGATCGTGGCTCGTAGGGGGAGGTGGATGCCGTTGGCCACCTGGGATTCTGTCTGGGCGTTGGGGTAGTCGCACCAGACCGCGAAGGAGCCGCCGAGGATCTGGCTGTCGTAGCGGGCCGGGACGGCCGTCGTGCCGCGGATGACCCTCGGGGTCCACTGTTCGTAGATGCGCTGCCCGGTGGGGTAGACGAAGGTCTGGGGCTGGCCGAGGACGTAGTAGAGGAACTCGTCGTTGTAGTTGATGACCTTGCGGCCCGCGCCGAGGTACTCCACCGGCTGCCGGGCGCCGATCTCCTTGCCGGTCCAGTAGGCGACCTGGAGGTCCTTGGCGGCCTGCACGGACGTGCCGCGGAAGAAGCCGTCGTTCCACGCCCGCATGGTCTTGTGGTGGGCGCGCACGGTGGCCGCGCGGTCGCCCAGCCAGCCGGTGGTGAGGTCGGTGACGGTGCCGCCGGGACCGTACTTCTGCCGGGCGGCCGCCGCGAGCTGCGGATACGACGCCTGCGGATTGGACACCGTCAGGGCCTGGTACTCGTCGCCGCCGAGGTGCCACTGGCCGCCGGTGAAGAGGCCGGCGTACTCGTTCAGCAGGTCGTCGACGATCTTCGCGGCGCCGGGCTTGGAGATGTCGACGGCGCCGCGCGTGGCGACGCCGTTCACGTTGCGCAGCTGGAGGTCGGGGTGGGCGGCGATGACGGCGCCGAGGTGTCCGGGCGAGTCGATCTCGGGCACGACCGTGATGTGCCGGCTCGCCGCGAGGGCGACGATGTCCTTGACCTGTGCCTTGGTCAGGTGGTCCCGGGAGACGATCTCGGGGTGGCTGCTGGACTCGATGCGGAAGCCCTGGTCGTCGGAGAAGTGCAGCCCCAGCTCGTTGTACTTCAGGTCGCCCAGCTCGCGGATCCGGTCCTCGATCCAGCCCGCGGAGTACGGCTTGCGCGCGATGTCCAGCATGAACCCGCGCACCGGCTTCGCCGGCTCGTCGCGTACGACGCCCTCCGGGGCCGTACCGCCGCCGTGGACCTCCTGCTTCAGGGTGCGGGTGCCGTAGAAGACGCCCGCGTCGGCGGGGCCGCTGATGTCGACGCGTCCGCCCCGGACGGTCATGGTGTACGACTCCGGGTTCCCGCTCCCCTTGAGCGCGAGCCGTACGTCCCCGGACCGCGTGTCGCTCTTCTGCCCGGCGTAGGTCAGCCCCAGCTCACCGGCGATCAGCCGGCCCTCGTCGGCCAGCCTGCCGTCGGTCACGACCACCCGGTCCGCCCGCCGGGGCTGCCAGCCGGGCCCGTGCTCGGCGGTGTGGGAGCGCACGGCGGGGATCGTGCGCGGCGCCTGGGAGAGCGGGTACGACCGGGTCGGCGAGGGAGTCGGCGAGGCCGACTTCCCGCCCGTGCCCGAGGAGGCCGTCGCCCCGCCGGACGACGACGGCGCCGCCCCCACGGAGCCACCGCCCCCGCCGTCCGCCGAGGCCCACACGCCGACGCCCACACCGAGCGCGACCGTCCCGACGAACGCCACGGCCACGACAGCCTGCTTCCGCCCCACCTGCTGCACCGCGACCCGGCGCTTGTGCTGGCTCACTCCGCCAACGTACGACCGATCGCGCCCCCTGTGGTCATCGAGGCGTTCCGAAACTCTCCCGTCCGGGTGAATTTCGGCTATCGGTCGGACACGGCTTGATCACTCTCGATAACCTGGCACACACTCTTCACACCATCCCCTGCCACACCACATGTGACGCGAGGACCCACGCTGCCTGCGCACCGTCTGCCGTACCTGCCCACCCCGCTCGACGCCTTCAACGCCGCCCCCGCCGACGAGGCCCGAGCCCTGCTCCTGCGCTGCCTGCGCAGCCTGCGCTGGTCCCGCCGGATCGCCGACCACCGCCCCTACCCCGACCTGGACTCCCTCCTCGCGGCAGCGGACGAGGCGGCGTACGACCTCTCCCCCACCGACCTCTCCGAGGCCCTCGCCGGCGAGTCCCTCCCCGAGCTCCCCGCCGACACCTACTCCGCCGCCCACACGGCCCTCGCCGCGGCCCACGCGGCCTACGAATCCCGCTTCGGCCACGCTTTCGTCGTCTACCTGGGCGATGCCCGGCCGAACGAGGCGATCGACCACACCCTCGAAGGCATCCGGTCACGATTGACCAACGATCCCGAGGAGGAGCGGGTAGTAGCGGCTGAGCAGCTCCGGCGCGTCGCAAGAAGCAGACTCGCCACCTACCTCAGGGGCGCGGGGCAGTGTCCGTCAGCGGCTCCGCCGCGGGGCGCGACCAGCCACAACGCACCCGCGGTCGGCAGCTGACAGGTCCCCCCACCCCCCCTCGGCCGATAGCCCAACCGCGTGCCACTTTGATCACACAACAAGGCCCCCCGTAAGCCACTGGTCGACGCATGGATACGATGCTGAGGGCCGGTGGACCGTACCCGGCCGGGCCCGACCGACACCGAAGCCGGCGCGGCCCTAGTCCCCGCTCCCGGAGGGTTCTTCCGTGCCGGCTGGAACGCTGTACCGCGGCCGGGAAGGAATGTGGTCCTGGGTGGCTCACCGAGTCACCGGCGTCCTCATCTTCTTCTTCCTGTTCGTGCATGTGCTGGACACCGCTCTCGTCCGTGTCAGCCCCGAGGACTACGACAAGGTCGTAGCCACCTACAAGACGCCGATCGTGGGCCTGCTGGAGTACGGCCTCGTCGCCGCCATCCTCTTCCACGCGCTCAACGGCCTGCGTGTCATCGCCGTCGACTTCTGGTCGAAGGGCCCCCGCTACCAGAAGCAGATGCTCTGGACCGTCGTCGGCGTCTGGGTCGTGCTGATGCTCGGGGCGATCTACCCCGTCCTCGGCCACGCCGTTCGTGTTCTGTTCGGGAGCTGACAGCCATGTCCACGACTGAAACCACCGCGCCCGGGATCGGCCCCGTCGAGGGCTCCGGCTCGTCCCTCTACGACGTCGACAACCCGGCCCCCGTCATCGAGGCGCCGCGCAAGCGCACCAAGAAGACCCCGCGCTCCACCCGCGGCAACTTCGAGATGGTCGCCTGGCTGTTCATGCGGCTGTCCGGCATCGTGCTGGTCGTCCTCGTCCTCGGCCACCTGCTGATCCAGCTCGTGCTGGACGGCGGCGTCTCCAAGATCGGCTTCGCCTTCGTGGCCGGCCGCTGGGCCTCGCCCTGGTGGCAGGTCTGGGACCTGCTGATGCTCTGGCTCGCGATGCTGCACGGCGCCAACGGCCTGCGCACCGTCATCAACGACTACGCGGAGCGTCCCGCCTCCCGCATGTGGCTGAAGGCGCTGCTGTACACCGCCACGGTGTGGACCATCCTGCTGGGCACGCTGGTGATCTTCACCTTCGACCCGAACATCCGCTAGGCACGGGGCTGCGAGAATCATGAAGATCCACAAGTACGACACCGTCATCGTCGGCGCCGGTGGCGCCGGCATGCGCGCCGCCATCGAGGCGACGAAGCGCAGCCGCACCGCCGTGCTGACCAAGCTCTACCCCACCCGCTCCCACACGGGCGCCGCGCAGGGCGGCATGGCCGCCGCGCTGGCGAACGTGGAGGAGGACAACTGGGAGTGGCACACCTTCGACACGGTCAAGGGCGGTGACTACCTGGTCGACCAGGACGCCGCCGAGATCCTGGCGAAGGAGGCCATCGACGCCGTCCTCGACCTGGAGAAGATGGGCCTGCCGTTCAACCGGACGCCGAACGGCACCATCGACCAGCGCCGGTTCGGCGGTCACTCCCGCAACCACGGCGAGGCCCCGGTCCGCCGGTCCTGCTACGCGGCCGACCGCACCGGCCACATGATCCTCCAGACGCTGTACCAGAACTGCGTCAAGGAGGGCGTGGAGTTCTTCAACGAGTTCTACGTCCTGGACCAGCTGATCACCGAGGTCGACGGGGTCAAGCGCTCCGCCGGTGTGGTGGCGTACGAGCTGGCCACCGGCGAGATCCACGTCTTCCAGGCGAAGGCCGTCATCTACGCGTCCGGCGGCTGCGGCAAGTTCTTCAGGGTGACGTCCAACGCGCACACCCTCACCGGTGACGGCCAGGCCGCCGTGTACCGCCGGGGTCTGCCGCTGGAGGACATGGAGTTCTTCCAGTTCCACCCGACCGGCATCTGGCGCATGGGCATCCTGCTCACCGAGGGCGCCCGCGGTGAGGGCGGCATCCTGCGCAACAAGGACGGCGAGCGCTTCATGGAGAAGTACGCTCCCGTCATGAAGGACCTGGCGTCGCGTGACGTCGTGTCCCGGTCCATCTACACGGAGATCCGCGAGGGCCGCGGCTGCGGTCCCGAGGGCGACCACGTCTACCTGGACCTGACCCACCTGCCGCCGGAGCAGCTGGACGCCAAGCTGCCCGACATCACCGAGTTCGCGCGGACCTACCTCGGTATCGAGCCGTACACGGACCCGATCCCGATCCAGCCGACCGCGCACTACGCGATGGGCGGCATCCCGACCAACGTCGAGGGTGAGGTCCTCAGCGACAACACCACCGTCGTCCCGGGTCTGTACGCGGCCGGCGAGGTCGCCTGTGTCTCCGTGCACGGCGCCAACCGCCTCGGCACCAACTCGCTGCTGGACATCAACGTGTTCGGCCGCCGCGCCGGCATCGCCGCCGCCGAGTACTCCGCGAAGTCCGACTTCGTCGCGCTGCCGGAGGCCCCGGAGGCGCAGGTCGTCGAGCAGATCGAGCGGCTGCGCGCCTCCACCGGCACCGAGCGGGTGGGCGCGCTCCGCAAGGAGCTGCAGGAGACCATGGACGCCAACGTCATGGTGTTCCGCACCGAGCAGACGATCAAGACCGCGGTCGAGAAGATCGCCGAGCTGCGCGCGCGGTACAAGAACGTGTCGATCCAGGACAAGGGCAAGCGGTTCAACACCGACCTGCTGGAGGCCATCGAGCTGGGCAACCTGCTCGACCTGGCCGAGGTCATGGCCACATCGGCGCTGGCCCGCAAGGAGTCCCGCGGCGGTCACTACCGCGAGGACTACCCGAACCGCGACGACGTCAACTTCATGCGCCACACCATGGCGTACCGCGAGGTCGGCGACGACGGGTCCGAATCCATTCGTCTGGACTACAAGCCGGTCGTCCAGACCCGGTACCAGCCGATGGAGCGTAAGTACTGATGGCTACCCCCGTTATGGACAAGGAAGAAGCGGCCGGACAGCCCGAGCCCGGCTTCGCCGACTCCCCCAACATCACGGTCACCTTCCGCATCCGCCGGTTCAACCCGGAGGTCTCGGCGGAGGCGGTCTGGGAAGACTTCCAGCTGGAGCTCGACCCGAAGGAGCGTGTCCTCGACGGTCTCCACAAGATCAAGTGGGAGATCGACGGCAGCCTGACGTTCCGCCGTTCCTGCGCGCACGGCATCTGCGGCTCGGACGCGATGCGGATCAACGGCAAGAACCGGCTGGCGTGCAAGACGCTGATCAAGGACATCAACCCGGAGAAGCCGATCACGGTCGAGCCCATCAAGGGTCTCGCGGTCCTCAAGGACCTGGTCGTGGACATGGAGCCGTTCTTCCAGGCGTACCGGGACGTCATGCCGTTCCTGGTCACCAAGGAGACGAACGAGCCGACGCGCGAGCGTCTGCAGTCGGCCGAGGACCGGGCGCGCTTCGACGACACCACGAAGTGCATCCTGTGCGCGGCGTGCACCTCGTCCTGCCCGGTGTTCTGGAACGACGGCCAGTACTTCGGTCCGGCCGCGATCGTGAACGCCCACCGCTTCATCTTCGACAGCCGTGACGAGGCGGGCGAGCAGCGCCTGGAGATCCTGAACGACCGGGACGGCGTGTGGCGTTGCCGTACGACGTTCAACTGCACGGACGCCTGTCCGCGCGGTATCGAGGTCACCAAGGCGATCCAGGAGGTCAAGCGGGCGCTGATCACGCGCCGCTTCTGACCGTCCGCCCCGGTCCACCGCGAGGGCCCCGCTTCCGTCCGCACCGGACCGGAGGCGGGGCCCTCGGACGTGGCGGGTGGGTCCTGCGCGGGTCCTGCGGACCGGTTCGCCAGCCGGGGCCGGAACTGGCAGGATGAGGCGCTGATCCGACAGGGTGATCAGTACGGCCGGGAAGCGGGGGACGACAGCATGAGCACGCCGAATCCGTATCAGGGCGGAGCCGAACAGTGGGGCCCGGGTCAGCCGCCGGCCGCACCTGGCTACGGCTACCCGCCCAAGCCCAACATGCCCGTCCCGGCGGGTCCGGCCTACGGCTTCCCGCACCAGCAGCCGCCCGGTCCGGCGCCCATGGGCGGGGGCGGCGCGCCCCTGTTGTCCATCGGCGACATCACGGTGATGGGCGATCAGATCATCACCCCCTCCGGCACGCTGCCGCTGCGCGGTGCGGTGTGGAACGCCACGGACATGTCGCACACCGAGGAGAAGATGCCGTCGCACGCGATCGTGCTGGCCATCATCTTCTTCATCTTCTGCCTGCTCGGCCTGCTGTTCCTGCTGATGAAGGAGAAGAAGACCACCGGCTTCATCCAGGTCACCGTGACGAGTGCGGGACGGCACCACTCGACGATGCTCCCGGCCCACAGCCCGCAGAGCTTCACCCAGGTCATGGGGCAGATCAACTACGCGCGCTCACTCAGCAACATGTGAGGCCGTGCGCGTCTCCCGGCCCCGGGGAGGGTCGGGCGCTAATCTGACGACATGTCAGACGAAGAGTCGTACGAACTGCTCGGGTTCGACAACGTCGTCCTGCCCGTCGGCAGCCTCGCGGAGGCCGTCGGGTTCTACGAGCGCGCCGGGTTCACCGTGGGCTTCCGCTTCGACGAGGCCGGGATCGCCCTGCTGAAGGTAGGCGGCGAAACACCGGGCATCCTGCTCCGCGTCGAGGAGGAACTGGGCCACCGCACCCCGCCCTGGCCCTCCCCCCGCATCTGGCTGGAGGTCCCGGACACCCGCACAGCCGCCCGCGAACTGCAGGCAGCCGGCATCCCCCTCCTCGACGAGCCCTTCCCCACAGCAACCGGCTGGACGGTAGAACTGGCCGACCCCTGGGGCAACACCCTCGGCCTGACCGACTACACCAAACGCCCAGAACTGGGCCGGAGAACGAGCATGACGGGATAACTCCGTGTGCTTGACGCGCCCCAAAGGGGCGCGGGGCTGTATCAATATGCGGCTCCGCCGCGTGGGCGCGACCAGCCCCAACGGCGCCGCAGCCGGACGACGGTCCCCAGGGGCACAGCCGACCGCATAAGCTCACATTCGTGCCCGCGAAGAACGACGGCCCCCCCTCGGCCAACCCCAGCAGCAGCAAGTCCGAGCAGACCCGTGCCCTCATCCTGGAGACGGCCATGCGCCTCTTCCAGGAGAACGGCTACGACAAGACGACGATGCGGGCCATCGCCAAGGAGGCCGGCGTCTCCGTCGGCAACGCCTACTACTACTTCGCCGGCAAAGAACACCTGATCCAGGGCTTCTACGACCGCATCGCCGCCGACCACCAGCTGGCCGTACGCCAGGTCCTGGACCGGGAGACCGACCTGGAGTCACGGCTGGCCGGGGTCCTCACCGCGTGGCTGGACATCGCCCGGCCGTACCACGAGTTCGCGGTCCAGTTCTTCAAGAACGCCGCCGACCCGGACAGCCCGCTCAGCCCCTTCTCCCCGGAGAGCGAGCACGCCCGCGAGCAGGCCATCAGCGTGCACCGGGAGGTGCTGGCCGGCTCGAAGTCCAAGGTGGCGCCCGAACTGCGGGACGCCCTACCCGAGTTGATGTGGCTGGCCCAGATGGGCCTGGTCCTGTACTGGGTGTTCGACCGCACCGAGGGCCGTGAGCGCAGCTACCGGCTGGCCCGGCGCGGCGCCCGGCTGACCGCGCGCGGGGTGGCCCTGGCCCGGTTCCGCGCCCTGCGCCCCCTGGTGCTGGAGGTCCACGAGCTGTTCACGGACTTCCTGCCGGGCATGACGAAGGCCCTGCCGGACCCGGCGGCCAAGGGCCGGCCCGGGTCCGTCAAGGGCGACTGATCAGATCCACTTCAGGAGCCACAGGCGGAACACGCCCGTGCCGTCGGCGAGGTACTGTCCGCCGCCCACGTCCTCGTTGCTGACGACGTACTCCTTGGCCTGCCACAGCGGGATCAGGGGCACGTCGGCGGCCACGTCACCCTGGAGGCGGCGGAAGTCCTGCGCCACCCGGCTGCGGTCGGCGTACTGCTGGCTGTCCCGGATGAGGCCGTCGACGGACTTGTTGCTGTAGCCGGTGAACATGGTGGAGCCGGTGCCGACGAGCGGGGCGCCGAAGGTGTCCGGGTCCGGGTAGTCGGCCACCCAGCCGACCGCCCAGGCGTCCATCTTCCCCGCGGCCCACAGCTTCTGGAACTTGGTCCACTCGTAGCCCTTGACGTCCACCTTGAACAGGCCGCCCGCCTCCAGCTGCTTCTTCAGCTCGGCGGCCTCCTGCTTGCCCGCGCCCCGGCCCTCGCCGTACCCGAAGGTGAACTCGACGGGCAGCTTGACGCCGGCCTCGGTGAGCAGCTCGCGGGCCTTCTTGACGTTCTGCGTCGGGTAGGCGTCGAAGAACGACGTGGTGTGGCCGATGAGGCCGGTCGGGACCAGGGAGTACAGCGGGTCGACCGTGCCGTCGTACACCGTCGCGGCCAGCTGCTCGCGGTTGACCAGCCAGGCCATCGCGCGCCGCACCCGCGCGTCGTGCAGCGGGGAGCCGGCGTGGGTGTTGAGGTACAGGTTGCGGGTCTCGGCGCTGTCCGAGACGGACACGCGTTCCCTGGGGTCGCTCGGGTTCAGCGCGGACAGCACGTGCGGCGGGAGCGTCCGGGTGGCGACGTCGAGCTGCTTGCCGGCCCAGGCGTCGTTGAGCTTCTGGGAGTCGCCGTAGTAGCGCAGCTCGATCGGGCGCCCGGTGCTGTCGAGGTAGCCCTGGTAGCTCTTGTTCGGCGTCAGGTCGGCCTTGCTGTTCTTGGCGTACGCCGTCAGCGTGTACGGGCCGGTGCCGTCCACCTCGGAGCCGGTGCGCAGCGCGTCCGCCGGGTACTTCTCCCGGTCCACGATCGACCCCGCGCCGGTGGCCACCTTCAGCGGGAACGTGGCGTCGGGCGACGACAGGTGGAAGGT
Coding sequences within it:
- a CDS encoding FG-GAP-like repeat-containing protein — encoded protein: MSRRTSHAYRPLSLKRRAWLTLGAVVLGGGGIVGYALASPSADHGAGGRAKRPVKVYALTLKGTGNAKRALAQTGTQEFSLLGVSWTGATKKLHGTAQVRTRSSESGEWSAWRDLELGVDPAQHITSRMRGASEPLWVGPSNGVQVQVVAADGTTTAGLPKGLEVNLVDPGVVTKAETRSTGSLLEPAGYVADGTASPAATESAPAPTASPADSASASASVTDSASPADSASPAASDSASATASASPSPSETKPTAPPSTVTEPPVITRAQWGADESKVDDPPSYIDRIQAVFVHHTAGSNSYSCAQSASLVRGIMAYHIDVNGWNDLGYNFLVDKCGQIFEGRAGGIDLPVLGAHTFGFNSYSTGIAVLGDFQGDASKGIPAGRPTRAMLESVARLAAWKLGQYGGDPTGKVTLTSMENTGVWTKGQQATLNVISGHRDAFSTECPGANLYAKLGEIRRFAASAGANSAVPTDDFNRDGVNDLVAGVPRASGGAGSVVVVPGGTDGPVGGSKITLTQNSPGVPGGSESGDGFGTATAWGDVNGDGYADLAIGSPGEDDSHTDRGSVTVMYGPGLASGYSFSTSGVTATGAKLGSAVTVGDFDADGKADVFTAGTGNGGSWNARLTGGATQYGTLTSATGSVAYVDAATGDFNRDGYADVALNYRDQSGIGRVTWFKGTKDGLVKVSVLSVKGGRSIAVGDVNGNGYDDLVIGQPYTAESGAHAGGQVTVVPGTATGFTTTGMRTVHQDTSGVPGSAEAGDAMGASVSAGDFNDDGYADVLAGVPDEDVSRSGVNESNAGMVVLLKGTSSGLTGSGAQAISQDTSGVAGSTEKNDLFGSSVVLRDLSGWGLADLAVGGEGENAYDGTVLQFDTGASGVDTGSGVYYSRGTLGTPAGAHLGQTLTP
- a CDS encoding glycoside hydrolase family 20 protein gives rise to the protein MSQHKRRVAVQQVGRKQAVVAVAFVGTVALGVGVGVWASADGGGGGSVGAAPSSSGGATASSGTGGKSASPTPSPTRSYPLSQAPRTIPAVRSHTAEHGPGWQPRRADRVVVTDGRLADEGRLIAGELGLTYAGQKSDTRSGDVRLALKGSGNPESYTMTVRGGRVDISGPADAGVFYGTRTLKQEVHGGGTAPEGVVRDEPAKPVRGFMLDIARKPYSAGWIEDRIRELGDLKYNELGLHFSDDQGFRIESSSHPEIVSRDHLTKAQVKDIVALAASRHITVVPEIDSPGHLGAVIAAHPDLQLRNVNGVATRGAVDISKPGAAKIVDDLLNEYAGLFTGGQWHLGGDEYQALTVSNPQASYPQLAAAARQKYGPGGTVTDLTTGWLGDRAATVRAHHKTMRAWNDGFFRGTSVQAAKDLQVAYWTGKEIGARQPVEYLGAGRKVINYNDEFLYYVLGQPQTFVYPTGQRIYEQWTPRVIRGTTAVPARYDSQILGGSFAVWCDYPNAQTESQVANGIHLPLRATIQKLWDPRTPQLSWTSFRQLSAKLG
- a CDS encoding 2-oxo-4-hydroxy-4-carboxy-5-ureidoimidazoline decarboxylase, with the protein product MTRGPTLPAHRLPYLPTPLDAFNAAPADEARALLLRCLRSLRWSRRIADHRPYPDLDSLLAAADEAAYDLSPTDLSEALAGESLPELPADTYSAAHTALAAAHAAYESRFGHAFVVYLGDARPNEAIDHTLEGIRSRLTNDPEEERVVAAEQLRRVARSRLATYLRGAGQCPSAAPPRGATSHNAPAVGS
- the sdhC gene encoding succinate dehydrogenase, cytochrome b556 subunit: MPAGTLYRGREGMWSWVAHRVTGVLIFFFLFVHVLDTALVRVSPEDYDKVVATYKTPIVGLLEYGLVAAILFHALNGLRVIAVDFWSKGPRYQKQMLWTVVGVWVVLMLGAIYPVLGHAVRVLFGS
- a CDS encoding succinate dehydrogenase hydrophobic membrane anchor subunit, which encodes MSTTETTAPGIGPVEGSGSSLYDVDNPAPVIEAPRKRTKKTPRSTRGNFEMVAWLFMRLSGIVLVVLVLGHLLIQLVLDGGVSKIGFAFVAGRWASPWWQVWDLLMLWLAMLHGANGLRTVINDYAERPASRMWLKALLYTATVWTILLGTLVIFTFDPNIR
- the sdhA gene encoding succinate dehydrogenase flavoprotein subunit, which gives rise to MKIHKYDTVIVGAGGAGMRAAIEATKRSRTAVLTKLYPTRSHTGAAQGGMAAALANVEEDNWEWHTFDTVKGGDYLVDQDAAEILAKEAIDAVLDLEKMGLPFNRTPNGTIDQRRFGGHSRNHGEAPVRRSCYAADRTGHMILQTLYQNCVKEGVEFFNEFYVLDQLITEVDGVKRSAGVVAYELATGEIHVFQAKAVIYASGGCGKFFRVTSNAHTLTGDGQAAVYRRGLPLEDMEFFQFHPTGIWRMGILLTEGARGEGGILRNKDGERFMEKYAPVMKDLASRDVVSRSIYTEIREGRGCGPEGDHVYLDLTHLPPEQLDAKLPDITEFARTYLGIEPYTDPIPIQPTAHYAMGGIPTNVEGEVLSDNTTVVPGLYAAGEVACVSVHGANRLGTNSLLDINVFGRRAGIAAAEYSAKSDFVALPEAPEAQVVEQIERLRASTGTERVGALRKELQETMDANVMVFRTEQTIKTAVEKIAELRARYKNVSIQDKGKRFNTDLLEAIELGNLLDLAEVMATSALARKESRGGHYREDYPNRDDVNFMRHTMAYREVGDDGSESIRLDYKPVVQTRYQPMERKY
- a CDS encoding succinate dehydrogenase iron-sulfur subunit, which translates into the protein MATPVMDKEEAAGQPEPGFADSPNITVTFRIRRFNPEVSAEAVWEDFQLELDPKERVLDGLHKIKWEIDGSLTFRRSCAHGICGSDAMRINGKNRLACKTLIKDINPEKPITVEPIKGLAVLKDLVVDMEPFFQAYRDVMPFLVTKETNEPTRERLQSAEDRARFDDTTKCILCAACTSSCPVFWNDGQYFGPAAIVNAHRFIFDSRDEAGEQRLEILNDRDGVWRCRTTFNCTDACPRGIEVTKAIQEVKRALITRRF
- a CDS encoding VOC family protein, with translation MSDEESYELLGFDNVVLPVGSLAEAVGFYERAGFTVGFRFDEAGIALLKVGGETPGILLRVEEELGHRTPPWPSPRIWLEVPDTRTAARELQAAGIPLLDEPFPTATGWTVELADPWGNTLGLTDYTKRPELGRRTSMTG
- a CDS encoding TetR family transcriptional regulator; translated protein: MPAKNDGPPSANPSSSKSEQTRALILETAMRLFQENGYDKTTMRAIAKEAGVSVGNAYYYFAGKEHLIQGFYDRIAADHQLAVRQVLDRETDLESRLAGVLTAWLDIARPYHEFAVQFFKNAADPDSPLSPFSPESEHAREQAISVHREVLAGSKSKVAPELRDALPELMWLAQMGLVLYWVFDRTEGRERSYRLARRGARLTARGVALARFRALRPLVLEVHELFTDFLPGMTKALPDPAAKGRPGSVKGD